The following coding sequences lie in one Arachis ipaensis cultivar K30076 chromosome B03, Araip1.1, whole genome shotgun sequence genomic window:
- the LOC107631203 gene encoding uncharacterized protein At4g28440 produces the protein MASNQQQGSAEKPAKRKPVFTKVDQLKPGTNGHTLVAKVLSSNTVLNKGRPSSSQNLRPTLIAECLIGDETGTILFTARNDQVELMKPDTTVILRNAKIDMFKGSMRLAVDKWGRIEVTEPAKFAVKEDNNLSLVEYELVNVVEE, from the exons ATGGCGTCGAATCAGCAGCAGGGAAGTGCGGAGAAACCGGCGAAGAGGAAGCCAGTGTTCACCAAAGTGGATCAGCTGAAACCGGGAACCAACGGTCACACCTTGGTGGCGAAGGTGTTGTCTTCAAACACCGTCTTGAACAAAGGGAGACCCTCCTCTTCCCAAAACCTTCGCCCCACTCTCATCGCAGAGTGCCTCATCGGCGACGAAACCGGCACCATCCTCTTCACCGCTCGCAACGATCAAG TTGAATTGATGAAGCCAGATACTACGGTGATTCTCCGAAACGCAAAGATAGACATGTTTAAGGGATCAATGAGGCTGGCTGTCGACAAATGGGGCCGCATTGAGGTAACTGAACCAGCAAAATTTGCAGTTAAAGAGGATAACAACCTATCTCTGGTCGAATATGAATTGGTGAACGTGGTTGAGGAATGA
- the LOC107631201 gene encoding protein NUCLEAR FUSION DEFECTIVE 6, chloroplastic/mitochondrial-like isoform X4, translated as MSAVASRCFLRSAASRTVSFAAGGKSRPTRSPFRVPTQSSLSNRIFRSPPPAMSCCVESMQPYHMATASALLTSMLSACPRSYGWTHEDG; from the exons ATGTCAGCCGTCGCCTCCCGCTGTTTCCTGCGTTCTGCCGCATCACGAACGGTGAGCTTTGCCGCCGGTGGCAAGTCAAGACCCACCCGGTCTCCGTTTCGGGTGCCGACGCAAAGTTCACTCTCTAACCGCATTTTCAG GTCGCCGCCGCCGGCAATGAGTTGCTGCGTTGAATCGATGCAGCCGTATCACATGGCCACGGCTTCCGCATTGCTGACTTCGATGCTCTCCGCTTGCCCCCGCTCTTATGGTTGGACTCATGAAG ATGGATGA
- the LOC107631201 gene encoding protein NUCLEAR FUSION DEFECTIVE 6, chloroplastic/mitochondrial-like isoform X3, which translates to MSAVASRCFLRSAASRTVSFAAGGKSRPTRSPFRVPTQSSLSNRIFRSPPPAMSCCVESMQPYHMATASALLTSMLSACPRSYGWTHEGS; encoded by the exons ATGTCAGCCGTCGCCTCCCGCTGTTTCCTGCGTTCTGCCGCATCACGAACGGTGAGCTTTGCCGCCGGTGGCAAGTCAAGACCCACCCGGTCTCCGTTTCGGGTGCCGACGCAAAGTTCACTCTCTAACCGCATTTTCAG GTCGCCGCCGCCGGCAATGAGTTGCTGCGTTGAATCGATGCAGCCGTATCACATGGCCACGGCTTCCGCATTGCTGACTTCGATGCTCTCCGCTTGCCCCCGCTCTTATGGTTGGACTCATGAAG GGTCGTGA
- the LOC107631201 gene encoding protein NUCLEAR FUSION DEFECTIVE 6, chloroplastic/mitochondrial-like isoform X1, translating to MSAVASRCFLRSAASRTVSFAAGGKSRPTRSPFRVPTQSSLSNRIFRSPPPAMSCCVESMQPYHMATASALLTSMLSACPRSYGWTHEDCNDDL from the exons ATGTCAGCCGTCGCCTCCCGCTGTTTCCTGCGTTCTGCCGCATCACGAACGGTGAGCTTTGCCGCCGGTGGCAAGTCAAGACCCACCCGGTCTCCGTTTCGGGTGCCGACGCAAAGTTCACTCTCTAACCGCATTTTCAG GTCGCCGCCGCCGGCAATGAGTTGCTGCGTTGAATCGATGCAGCCGTATCACATGGCCACGGCTTCCGCATTGCTGACTTCGATGCTCTCCGCTTGCCCCCGCTCTTATGGTTGGACTCATGAAG ATTGCAATGATGATCTATGA
- the LOC107631201 gene encoding protein NUCLEAR FUSION DEFECTIVE 6, chloroplastic/mitochondrial-like isoform X2 yields MSAVASRCFLRSAASRTVSFAAGGKSRPTRSPFRVPTQSSLSNRIFRSPPPAMSCCVESMQPYHMATASALLTSMLSACPRSYGWTHEGQQKTR; encoded by the exons ATGTCAGCCGTCGCCTCCCGCTGTTTCCTGCGTTCTGCCGCATCACGAACGGTGAGCTTTGCCGCCGGTGGCAAGTCAAGACCCACCCGGTCTCCGTTTCGGGTGCCGACGCAAAGTTCACTCTCTAACCGCATTTTCAG GTCGCCGCCGCCGGCAATGAGTTGCTGCGTTGAATCGATGCAGCCGTATCACATGGCCACGGCTTCCGCATTGCTGACTTCGATGCTCTCCGCTTGCCCCCGCTCTTATGGTTGGACTCATGAAG GGCAACAGAAGACTAGATGA
- the LOC107633729 gene encoding uncharacterized protein LOC107633729 isoform X2, whose protein sequence is MLLPFSKCNIIHNDEMPNGWPLGLGFLNIKLRVTEAPAAAPVEPFSSTQMPSTSFSSFSSSNLDTESTASFFQDKSVSLGRLIGIRGGERGRLYLPNTLRFEDTTEKKTLGDASCSDSSNSKVQEVDVSGGICIPTLLDVLLRISTKTKRTSRN, encoded by the exons ATGCTTTTACCCTTTTCTAAATGCAATATAAtacat AATGATGAGATGCCCAATGGATGGCCACTGGGTCTTGGGTTTTTGAATATAAAGCTTAGAGTTACAGAGGCACCCGCAGCTGCACCGGTGGAGCCTTTCTCATCGACGCAGATGCCATCCACCAGCTTCTCCTCATTCTCATCCTCTAACCTTGATACTGAG TCAACAGCATCTTTCTTCCAAGACAAGAGTGTATCCCTTGGGCGTCTTATAGGAATAAGAGGAGGGGAGAGAGGACGATTGTACTTGCCAAACACGCTGAGGTTTGAAGACACTACTGAGAAGAAAACATTAGGAGATGCTTCTTGTTCTGATTCATCTAACTCAAAGGTACAAGAAGTGGATGTGTCTGGAGGCATTTGCATACCCACATTACTTGATGTCCTGCTCAGAATCAGCACCAAAACTAAGAGAACTTCAAGGAACTAG
- the LOC107633729 gene encoding uncharacterized protein LOC107633729 isoform X1 — MLLPFSKCNIIHNDEMPNGWPLGLGFLNIKLRVTEAPAAAPVEPFSSTQMPSTSFSSFSSSNLDTEQSTASFFQDKSVSLGRLIGIRGGERGRLYLPNTLRFEDTTEKKTLGDASCSDSSNSKVQEVDVSGGICIPTLLDVLLRISTKTKRTSRN, encoded by the exons ATGCTTTTACCCTTTTCTAAATGCAATATAAtacat AATGATGAGATGCCCAATGGATGGCCACTGGGTCTTGGGTTTTTGAATATAAAGCTTAGAGTTACAGAGGCACCCGCAGCTGCACCGGTGGAGCCTTTCTCATCGACGCAGATGCCATCCACCAGCTTCTCCTCATTCTCATCCTCTAACCTTGATACTGAG CAGTCAACAGCATCTTTCTTCCAAGACAAGAGTGTATCCCTTGGGCGTCTTATAGGAATAAGAGGAGGGGAGAGAGGACGATTGTACTTGCCAAACACGCTGAGGTTTGAAGACACTACTGAGAAGAAAACATTAGGAGATGCTTCTTGTTCTGATTCATCTAACTCAAAGGTACAAGAAGTGGATGTGTCTGGAGGCATTTGCATACCCACATTACTTGATGTCCTGCTCAGAATCAGCACCAAAACTAAGAGAACTTCAAGGAACTAG
- the LOC107634678 gene encoding uncharacterized protein LOC107634678 isoform X4 — MLSVSESENDEMPNGWPLGLGFLNIKLRVTEAPAAAPVEPFSSTQMPSTSFSSFSSSNLDTESTASFFQDKSVSLGRLIGIRGGERGRLYLPNTLRFEDTTEKKTLGDASCSDSSNSKVQEVDVSGGICIPTLLDVLLRISTKTKRTSRN, encoded by the exons ATGCTTTCAGTTTCAGAATCAGAG AATGATGAGATGCCCAATGGATGGCCACTGGGTCTTGGGTTTTTGAATATAAAGCTTAGAGTTACAGAGGCACCCGCAGCTGCACCGGTGGAGCCTTTCTCATCGACGCAGATGCCATCCACCAGCTTCTCCTCATTCTCATCCTCTAACCTTGATACTGAG TCAACAGCATCTTTCTTCCAAGACAAGAGTGTATCCCTTGGGCGTCTTATAGGAATAAGAGGAGGGGAGAGAGGACGATTGTACTTGCCAAACACGCTGAGGTTTGAAGACACTACTGAGAAGAAAACATTAGGAGATGCTTCTTGTTCTGATTCATCTAACTCAAAGGTACAAGAAGTGGATGTGTCTGGAGGCATTTGCATACCCACATTACTTGATGTCCTGCTCAGAATCAGCACCAAAACTAAGAGAACTTCAAGGAACTAG
- the LOC107634678 gene encoding uncharacterized protein LOC107634678 isoform X3, with protein MLSVSESENDEMPNGWPLGLGFLNIKLRVTEAPAAAPVEPFSSTQMPSTSFSSFSSSNLDTEQSTASFFQDKSVSLGRLIGIRGGERGRLYLPNTLRFEDTTEKKTLGDASCSDSSNSKVQEVDVSGGICIPTLLDVLLRISTKTKRTSRN; from the exons ATGCTTTCAGTTTCAGAATCAGAG AATGATGAGATGCCCAATGGATGGCCACTGGGTCTTGGGTTTTTGAATATAAAGCTTAGAGTTACAGAGGCACCCGCAGCTGCACCGGTGGAGCCTTTCTCATCGACGCAGATGCCATCCACCAGCTTCTCCTCATTCTCATCCTCTAACCTTGATACTGAG CAGTCAACAGCATCTTTCTTCCAAGACAAGAGTGTATCCCTTGGGCGTCTTATAGGAATAAGAGGAGGGGAGAGAGGACGATTGTACTTGCCAAACACGCTGAGGTTTGAAGACACTACTGAGAAGAAAACATTAGGAGATGCTTCTTGTTCTGATTCATCTAACTCAAAGGTACAAGAAGTGGATGTGTCTGGAGGCATTTGCATACCCACATTACTTGATGTCCTGCTCAGAATCAGCACCAAAACTAAGAGAACTTCAAGGAACTAG